The following are encoded together in the Vicia villosa cultivar HV-30 ecotype Madison, WI unplaced genomic scaffold, Vvil1.0 ctg.000252F_1_1, whole genome shotgun sequence genome:
- the LOC131625972 gene encoding uncharacterized protein LOC131625972: MKRFKKMLITPMSVTNVVDLDEYSDNELLATVNPSVAERLMTRRKDKAVIQNSPVKKVVVKRPSKEFVRKKSTSAGPVKSRTKSIGVGPSKSWIKVVSKKRKARAVEESESDVEVNVHDIPLKKKPTTSKLAASVPEVPIDNVSFHFDASANRWKFVHQKRLALERELAQNARDCKDIMDLIEAAGLIKIVVHLSKCYETLVKEFIVNLSEECTDKRSREFRKVFLRGKCVNFSSTVINNLLRWSDEAQPELKVSENKVCQVITANQVRSWPLKGKLFASKLSMT; the protein is encoded by the coding sequence ATGAAGAGGTTCAAGAAGATGCTGATAACACCAATGTCAGTTACAAATGTTGTGGATTTAGATGAGTACTCTGACAATGAATTGCTTGCTACTGTGAACCCGAGTGTAGCCGAAAGGCTCATGACCAGGAGAAAAGACAAAGctgtaattcagaattctccTGTGAAGAAAGTTGTGGTTAAAAGGCCTTCCAAAGAGTTCGTCAGGAAGAAGAGTACCTCTGCAGGACCTGTAAAAAGTAGAACTAAAAGTATTGGAGTTGGTCCCTCAAAATCTTGGATCAAGGTTGTTTCAAAGAAAAGGAAGGCAAGAGCTGTTGAAGAATCAGAGTCTGATGTTGAAGTGAATGTCCATGACATTCCATTAAAGAAGAAGCCCACAACTAGCAAGCTTGCTGCGAGTGTTCCTGAAGTTCCCATTGACAATGTATCCTTCCATTTTGATGCAAGTGCAAACAGGTGGAAATTTGTGCATCAAAAGAGACTGGCCCTTGAGAGGGAATTGGCTCAAAATGCGCGTGATTGTAAGGACATAATGGACTTGATTGAGGCTGCTGGCCTAATCAAAATTGTTGTCCATCTGAGTAAATGCTATGAAACGCTAGTCAAAGAGTTCATAGTAAACCTCTCTGAAGAGTGTACTGACAAAAGATCTAGGGAATTCAGAAAAGTGTTTCTAAGAGGAAAATGTGTTAACTTCTCGTCCACTGTGATTAACAACCTATTGCGATGGTCTGatgaagctcaacctgagcttaAAGTCTCTGAGAACAAGGTATGTCAAGTTATCACTGCAAACCAAGTCAGGAGCTGGCCATTGAAAGGGAAATTGTTTGCTAGTAAACTAAGCATGacctga